Proteins found in one Deinococcus aerolatus genomic segment:
- a CDS encoding metal-sensitive transcriptional regulator: MSSPAPLTLDEQEKHRVLNRLRRLEGQVRGLHKMVDEDRPCQDILTLLSGIRSALDATGEVIFEQYLLSCAANEGEPLPTREIVKTARLLR; encoded by the coding sequence ATGTCCAGCCCAGCGCCTCTGACCCTAGACGAGCAAGAGAAACACCGTGTCCTGAACCGCCTGCGCCGACTGGAGGGTCAGGTCCGCGGGCTGCACAAGATGGTGGACGAGGACCGTCCCTGCCAGGACATCCTGACCCTGCTGAGCGGGATCCGCAGCGCGCTGGACGCCACGGGTGAGGTGATTTTCGAACAGTACCTGCTGAGCTGCGCCGCCAACGAGGGAGAGCCGCTGCCCACCCGCGAGATCGTGAAAACGGCCCGCCTGTTGCGTTGA
- a CDS encoding bifunctional metallophosphatase/5'-nucleotidase gives MTRLTLLQLNDLHAYLEPHPELFWEAGAPMTRTTGGLARIKAYFDRVRAECPGAVIALDNGDTFHGTGPVVATRGAFMPELLNTLAFDGMTAHWDFGYGPEQLEQLAAHLSYPMLAANIYREDTSERPFAPFRMIDRGVRVGVLGLASNIVGDMPPRFGEGLRFTDGRAETRDLVRRLREEEGADVVVVLSHLGFPQDCALAAEVPGIDVLLSGHTHNRLTEPQRVGRTLITQAGCHGSFVSRLDLDVTPDQVTLVHHELVEMHAGRPLDQPLAEAISGHLRPFRAAQEEIAGHTEVLLHRGTSLSAPADDFLTAAVAHAAGTSIALSNGWRYGAPIAPGPISRMAVWNLVPHDPPVGQVRLSGSELAQMLEDNLEAVFARDPWQQRGGYVKRMHGVVLYAKPENPHGARVQAIEIAGEPLEPERQYEVAFLTNQAVPHRFGQNRRELTVSAVEAMLAYLKACGPVVAAPPSVHLI, from the coding sequence GTGACCCGTTTGACCCTGCTGCAACTCAACGATCTGCATGCCTATCTCGAACCCCATCCGGAGCTTTTCTGGGAGGCGGGCGCTCCCATGACGCGCACCACCGGGGGCCTGGCACGGATCAAGGCGTATTTCGACCGGGTACGCGCCGAGTGCCCTGGGGCCGTTATCGCCCTCGACAACGGCGACACCTTTCACGGCACCGGGCCGGTGGTCGCCACGCGCGGCGCATTCATGCCGGAACTGCTCAACACGCTGGCCTTTGACGGCATGACCGCCCACTGGGATTTTGGCTACGGGCCTGAACAGCTTGAGCAGCTGGCCGCCCATCTCAGTTACCCCATGCTGGCCGCCAACATCTACCGTGAGGACACCTCCGAGCGGCCGTTCGCCCCCTTCCGGATGATTGACCGCGGCGTCCGGGTGGGCGTGCTGGGGCTGGCTTCCAACATCGTCGGCGACATGCCGCCGCGCTTTGGCGAGGGGCTGCGCTTTACCGATGGGCGGGCCGAGACCCGGGACCTGGTGCGCCGGCTGCGGGAAGAGGAGGGCGCCGATGTGGTGGTGGTTCTGTCCCATCTGGGCTTCCCGCAGGACTGCGCGCTGGCCGCCGAAGTGCCGGGCATCGACGTGCTGCTCAGCGGCCACACCCACAACCGCCTGACCGAGCCGCAGCGGGTGGGGCGGACCCTGATCACCCAGGCCGGCTGTCACGGCAGCTTTGTCAGCCGCCTGGATCTGGACGTCACCCCTGATCAGGTGACCCTGGTCCACCATGAGCTGGTCGAGATGCACGCCGGCCGCCCTCTCGACCAGCCGCTCGCCGAGGCCATCTCCGGGCATCTGCGTCCCTTCCGCGCCGCCCAGGAGGAGATCGCCGGACATACCGAGGTCCTGCTGCACCGCGGCACCAGCCTGAGCGCCCCGGCCGACGACTTTCTCACCGCCGCCGTCGCCCACGCCGCCGGCACCTCCATCGCCCTTTCAAACGGCTGGCGCTACGGCGCCCCCATTGCGCCAGGACCCATCAGCCGGATGGCGGTCTGGAACCTGGTGCCCCATGACCCGCCGGTGGGCCAGGTGCGGCTGAGCGGCTCGGAACTTGCCCAGATGCTTGAAGACAATCTGGAAGCGGTCTTCGCGCGTGACCCCTGGCAGCAGCGCGGCGGCTACGTCAAGCGCATGCACGGCGTGGTGCTGTACGCCAAGCCGGAAAATCCGCACGGCGCGCGCGTGCAGGCCATCGAAATTGCCGGTGAACCTCTGGAGCCGGAGCGTCAGTACGAGGTGGCCTTTCTGACCAATCAGGCGGTCCCGCACCGCTTCGGGCAGAACCGGCGCGAATTGACAGTAAGCGCGGTCGAGGCCATGCTTGCCTACCTCAAGGCGTGTGGCCCTGTTGTGGCCGCCCCGCCCAGTGTCCACCTGATCTGA
- the trxA gene encoding thioredoxin produces the protein MNDVLLCPVCHSKNRVRQVPGGQVPVCARCQAALPWLHDGTDATFADDIQASVPVLVDFWAPWCGPCRVMGPVLEEIAREQAGKIRVVKVNVDENPRSAGQFEIRSIPTLLLFHGGKQVDSMVGVVQKPALLQRLAAYV, from the coding sequence ATGAATGATGTGCTGCTCTGTCCGGTTTGCCACAGCAAGAACCGGGTACGCCAGGTTCCCGGCGGTCAGGTGCCCGTCTGCGCACGCTGTCAGGCCGCTCTGCCGTGGCTGCATGACGGCACCGATGCCACCTTCGCCGACGATATTCAGGCCAGCGTGCCGGTGCTGGTGGACTTCTGGGCCCCCTGGTGCGGTCCCTGCCGGGTGATGGGTCCTGTTCTGGAAGAGATCGCCCGCGAGCAGGCCGGCAAGATCCGGGTGGTCAAGGTCAACGTGGACGAAAATCCCCGCAGCGCCGGACAGTTTGAGATTCGCAGCATCCCGACCCTGCTGCTGTTCCATGGGGGCAAGCAGGTGGATTCCATGGTCGGCGTGGTCCAGAAACCGGCCCTCCTGCAGCGGCTTGCCGCGTATGTCTAG
- a CDS encoding YgaP-like transmembrane domain, whose amino-acid sequence MITRKQFGGFMAAPQGRGLRVGAGLALMGWGLTHRQPAVLALGTVPLLAGVLDVCLLAPLLRLPFRGDELRRQT is encoded by the coding sequence ATGATCACCAGGAAACAATTCGGTGGATTTATGGCGGCGCCGCAGGGGCGCGGTCTGCGCGTAGGAGCCGGGCTCGCCCTGATGGGCTGGGGCCTGACCCACCGTCAGCCAGCTGTTCTGGCCCTCGGGACGGTGCCGCTGCTGGCCGGCGTGCTTGACGTCTGCCTGCTGGCCCCGCTGCTCAGGCTCCCATTTCGCGGCGACGAACTGCGGCGTCAGACCTGA
- a CDS encoding NAD-dependent epimerase/dehydratase family protein, whose protein sequence is MNAASHIGPVVLTGAAGRAGRAALRHLLEHGYEVIAVDTRPTPRPEGEFPGTLNDAFQADLSDLGQTLEVMHGAGSVVHLANIPAPGLQAPHHTFVQNVTMNHSVFTAATMLGLQRVVWASSETTLGLPFDVPPQYAPVDEAHYPHPESSYALSKVVTETMAGDFARRSGIPFVALRFSNILGPDEYRRFPELAWPDPHARKWNLWGYIDERDAALACRLALEAPRTGTSSFIIAAADTVMPLPSRTLMEQVFPGVPLRDPLDGFQTLLSIDAARQHLGFEPQHRWRDTLGEDGTTLDV, encoded by the coding sequence GTGAACGCGGCTTCCCACATCGGCCCGGTGGTGCTGACGGGTGCGGCGGGCCGGGCCGGACGCGCCGCCCTGCGGCACCTGCTGGAACACGGCTACGAGGTCATCGCCGTGGACACCCGGCCCACCCCCAGGCCAGAGGGCGAGTTCCCAGGCACCTTGAACGATGCCTTCCAGGCCGATCTGAGTGATCTGGGCCAGACGCTGGAGGTCATGCACGGTGCGGGCAGCGTGGTTCATCTGGCGAACATTCCCGCGCCCGGCCTCCAGGCACCGCACCACACCTTCGTGCAGAACGTGACCATGAACCACAGCGTATTCACGGCGGCCACGATGCTGGGGCTGCAGCGGGTGGTCTGGGCGTCCAGCGAGACGACGCTGGGCCTGCCCTTCGACGTGCCGCCGCAGTACGCCCCGGTGGACGAGGCGCACTATCCGCATCCCGAATCGTCGTATGCGCTGAGCAAGGTGGTCACCGAGACGATGGCCGGGGATTTTGCGCGGCGTTCAGGGATTCCTTTCGTGGCTCTGCGCTTCTCCAACATCCTGGGGCCGGACGAGTACCGCCGGTTTCCAGAACTGGCCTGGCCTGATCCCCACGCCCGCAAGTGGAATCTGTGGGGGTATATCGACGAGCGGGACGCCGCGCTGGCCTGCCGCCTGGCGCTGGAGGCCCCACGGACGGGCACCAGCAGCTTCATCATTGCGGCCGCCGATACCGTGATGCCGCTGCCCTCGCGCACGCTCATGGAGCAGGTCTTCCCCGGCGTTCCCTTACGGGACCCACTGGACGGTTTCCAGACCCTTCTGAGCATCGACGCGGCCCGCCAGCATCTGGGCTTCGAGCCTCAGCACCGCTGGCGGGACACGCTGGGCGAGGACGGCACCACACTGGACGTGTGA
- a CDS encoding aldo/keto reductase, which translates to MDYRHLGRTGLKVSPLCLGTMNFGPETSEQDSHAIMDAALERGVNFFDTANVYGRQPGEGVTEQIVGRWLEHNPGNRDKIVLATKVYGKMGDGPNDQKLSAYHIRKACEDSLRRLKTDHIDLYQMHHIDRAAPWEEVWQAMEQLVREGKVLYVGSSNFAGWNIAQANTLAAGRHFMGLVSEQSLYNLSARMIELEVIPACQALGLGLIPWSPLGGGLLGGALQKAEGGRRAGENMQQQIEKHRPQLERYEALCRELGESPADVALAWLLHQPAVTAPIIGPRTAGQLDGALKALDIRLTAETLKTLDDIWPGPGGQAPEAYAW; encoded by the coding sequence ATGGATTACCGTCATCTAGGCCGCACCGGCCTGAAAGTCAGCCCCCTGTGTCTGGGCACCATGAATTTTGGCCCTGAAACCAGTGAGCAGGACAGCCACGCCATCATGGACGCGGCGCTGGAGCGAGGCGTCAATTTCTTCGACACCGCCAATGTCTATGGCCGCCAGCCCGGCGAGGGCGTGACCGAGCAGATCGTCGGGCGCTGGCTGGAGCACAATCCTGGCAACCGCGACAAAATCGTGCTGGCGACCAAGGTCTACGGCAAGATGGGCGACGGCCCCAACGATCAGAAACTCTCGGCGTATCACATCCGCAAGGCGTGCGAGGACAGCCTGCGCCGCCTGAAAACCGATCACATCGATCTGTACCAGATGCACCATATTGACCGCGCGGCGCCCTGGGAAGAGGTCTGGCAGGCCATGGAGCAGCTGGTACGCGAGGGCAAGGTACTGTACGTGGGCAGCAGCAACTTCGCGGGTTGGAACATCGCGCAGGCCAACACGCTGGCCGCCGGGCGACACTTCATGGGGCTGGTGTCCGAGCAGAGCCTGTACAACCTGTCGGCGCGCATGATCGAGCTGGAGGTCATTCCGGCCTGTCAGGCACTGGGGCTGGGCCTGATTCCCTGGAGTCCATTGGGCGGCGGCTTGCTGGGCGGTGCCCTGCAAAAGGCCGAGGGGGGCCGCCGCGCGGGCGAGAACATGCAACAGCAGATCGAGAAACACCGCCCACAACTGGAGCGGTACGAGGCCTTGTGCAGGGAGCTGGGCGAGTCCCCGGCGGACGTGGCGCTGGCGTGGCTGCTGCACCAGCCCGCCGTGACGGCCCCGATCATCGGCCCGCGCACCGCCGGGCAGCTGGACGGCGCGCTGAAAGCGCTGGACATCAGGCTGACGGCTGAAACCCTGAAGACGCTCGACGACATCTGGCCCGGCCCCGGCGGACAGGCCCCGGAAGCCTACGCGTGGTGA
- a CDS encoding MFS transporter, protein MSNAASHHAAPDRWSALTWLAGAVVFAMAPWFSAAAVLPQLRAVWTLSPSDAAWLTLAVQLGFVLGAVLSAVLNLADRVSPRHLILAGALVAAGANLGMLLAQGPAHAIALRALTGAAMALVYPPALKAMATWFRTGRGVALGIMVGALTLAAALPHLVNGLGGANWQAVIGVTSLLAALGGVLAMQVRNGPHQYPPAVFRPAQAWRILTGRAMGLTTLGYLGHMWELYAMWAWFAVFFSRLLSERNLPDPAQGAAYATFAVVGVGAIGCYVGGVLGDRWGRTRLTALAMFLSGGCALALALATLMNAAPPVVLGLSLLWGFWIIADSAQFSTIVSEIADPAYVGTALTMQLALGFTLTAGSIALVPLLVSSSGWALAFTALSLGPLLGAVAMRRLARLPEAAQIAGGRG, encoded by the coding sequence ATGTCGAATGCTGCTTCCCACCACGCCGCCCCGGACCGCTGGAGCGCCCTCACGTGGCTGGCAGGCGCGGTTGTCTTTGCCATGGCCCCGTGGTTTTCGGCCGCCGCCGTGCTTCCACAGCTGCGCGCCGTCTGGACGCTCAGCCCCAGCGACGCCGCCTGGCTGACGCTGGCCGTTCAGCTGGGCTTCGTGCTGGGCGCGGTTCTCAGTGCGGTCCTGAACCTCGCAGACCGGGTCTCGCCCCGGCACCTGATTCTGGCCGGAGCCCTGGTGGCCGCCGGGGCCAATCTGGGCATGCTGCTGGCGCAGGGTCCGGCCCACGCCATTGCCCTGCGCGCCCTGACCGGAGCGGCCATGGCCCTGGTGTATCCCCCGGCGCTCAAGGCCATGGCTACCTGGTTCCGCACCGGGCGCGGCGTGGCGCTGGGCATCATGGTGGGCGCCCTGACCCTCGCAGCCGCGCTGCCGCACCTGGTCAACGGTCTGGGCGGGGCGAACTGGCAGGCCGTGATTGGCGTGACCAGCCTGCTCGCGGCGCTGGGCGGAGTGCTGGCCATGCAGGTCAGGAACGGGCCACACCAGTATCCGCCTGCCGTGTTCCGGCCTGCCCAGGCCTGGCGGATCCTGACCGGGCGCGCCATGGGCCTCACCACCCTCGGGTACCTGGGGCACATGTGGGAGTTGTACGCCATGTGGGCCTGGTTCGCCGTGTTCTTCTCGCGGCTGCTCTCGGAGCGCAACCTGCCGGACCCGGCGCAGGGGGCGGCCTACGCCACCTTCGCCGTGGTGGGCGTGGGGGCCATCGGCTGTTACGTCGGTGGCGTGCTGGGAGACCGCTGGGGCCGAACCCGTCTCACGGCGCTGGCCATGTTCCTGTCCGGCGGCTGCGCCCTGGCCCTGGCCCTGGCCACCCTGATGAACGCGGCTCCCCCTGTGGTGCTGGGCCTGAGTCTGCTGTGGGGCTTCTGGATCATCGCCGATTCCGCTCAGTTTTCAACCATCGTGAGTGAGATTGCCGACCCCGCGTATGTGGGCACGGCCCTGACCATGCAACTGGCGTTGGGCTTCACCCTGACCGCCGGCAGCATCGCGCTGGTCCCCCTCCTGGTCAGCAGCAGCGGCTGGGCGCTGGCCTTCACGGCGCTGAGTCTGGGGCCACTGCTGGGGGCCGTGGCCATGCGCCGTCTCGCCCGCCTGCCGGAGGCCGCCCAGATCGCTGGAGGCCGGGGCTGA
- a CDS encoding amidohydrolase family protein, giving the protein MRKRTSNIWDAWGGINGIQFTLPLVLDEGTRRRLPLPQLARLLSESPARLAGIGHRKGAIREGLDADLVLVDAAAPWTLTQGQLKSLHPWSPFLGRPFQHRVKRVYRRGQPIFADGQTVAGAGGEWLRPAGRPHGQGEQEDLPVTVR; this is encoded by the coding sequence TTGCGCAAAAGGACCAGCAACATCTGGGACGCCTGGGGCGGCATCAACGGCATTCAGTTCACGTTGCCCCTGGTGCTTGACGAGGGGACGCGGCGCAGGCTGCCCCTGCCGCAGCTCGCGCGGCTGCTGAGCGAGTCCCCGGCACGCCTGGCAGGCATCGGACACCGGAAGGGGGCCATCCGCGAGGGTCTTGACGCCGATCTGGTGCTGGTGGACGCGGCTGCGCCGTGGACCCTGACCCAGGGACAGCTCAAGTCTCTGCATCCCTGGTCTCCCTTTCTCGGGCGCCCGTTCCAGCACCGGGTGAAGCGGGTCTACCGGCGGGGACAGCCTATCTTCGCGGACGGGCAGACGGTGGCCGGTGCGGGTGGAGAGTGGCTGAGGCCTGCTGGGCGCCCCCATGGCCAGGGCGAGCAGGAGGATCTGCCGGTCACAGTCCGGTAA